In Nonomuraea sp. NBC_00507, the following are encoded in one genomic region:
- the murA gene encoding UDP-N-acetylglucosamine 1-carboxyvinyltransferase gives MVRYRVRGGNALRGTAFIQGAKNAVLPMIGAALLAAKGRTVLRNVPIIEDVRRAVELAETIGAYVELHESERTLVIDASKLDSPVLPAEIARRFRGSVLFTPALLHRLGEAIIEGVGGCNLGSRNLDFHYLGYKRLGAIVDEGETVIHVKVSGMTGATLYLDTPSHTGTENLIMAAALAKGTTVIENAALEPEVLDVIDMLTKMGARISGGGTGFITVEGVDELHAVEHTVMPDRLDAGVFAMAAAITGGELSLVGTGLDLGVVRYKLEQMGVEFARQGAVLHVRSEGKLRPINIITDTYPGFATDLQSPMMTVAALADGTSYIHERIFDGRFALAGELNKMGANVEVDGSRAVVRGCTPLTGTRVTAHDLRSGIALVLAGLAAEGETVIDSGYLIDRGHAHLAARMRALGADITREISEH, from the coding sequence ATGGTCCGTTACCGCGTGCGCGGTGGCAACGCACTGCGCGGAACCGCGTTCATCCAGGGCGCGAAGAACGCCGTGCTACCCATGATCGGTGCGGCTCTGCTCGCCGCGAAGGGCCGCACCGTCCTGCGCAACGTGCCGATCATCGAGGACGTCCGCCGCGCCGTGGAGCTGGCCGAGACCATCGGCGCGTATGTCGAGCTGCACGAGTCAGAGCGCACGCTGGTCATCGACGCCTCCAAGCTGGACAGCCCGGTGCTGCCCGCCGAGATCGCCAGGCGTTTCCGCGGCTCGGTCCTGTTCACCCCCGCGCTGCTGCACCGGCTGGGTGAGGCGATCATCGAGGGAGTCGGCGGCTGCAATCTCGGCAGCCGCAACCTCGACTTCCACTACCTCGGTTACAAGCGGCTGGGCGCGATCGTGGACGAGGGCGAGACGGTCATCCACGTCAAGGTGTCCGGAATGACCGGCGCCACCCTCTACCTCGACACCCCGTCCCACACCGGCACGGAAAACCTCATCATGGCCGCCGCCCTGGCCAAGGGCACGACCGTGATCGAGAACGCGGCGCTGGAGCCCGAGGTGCTCGACGTCATCGACATGCTCACCAAAATGGGCGCGCGCATCAGCGGCGGCGGCACCGGGTTCATCACCGTGGAGGGCGTGGACGAGCTGCACGCCGTCGAGCACACGGTGATGCCCGACAGGCTGGACGCGGGCGTGTTCGCGATGGCTGCGGCGATCACCGGGGGTGAGCTGAGCCTGGTGGGCACCGGCCTCGACCTGGGCGTGGTGCGCTACAAGCTGGAGCAGATGGGCGTCGAGTTCGCCCGGCAGGGCGCGGTGCTGCACGTGCGGTCCGAGGGCAAGTTGCGGCCCATCAACATCATCACCGACACCTACCCGGGCTTCGCCACGGACCTGCAGTCGCCGATGATGACGGTCGCGGCGCTGGCCGACGGCACCAGCTACATCCACGAGCGCATCTTCGACGGCCGGTTCGCGCTGGCCGGCGAGCTCAACAAAATGGGGGCGAACGTCGAGGTCGACGGCAGCCGGGCCGTCGTGCGCGGCTGCACGCCGCTGACCGGCACCCGGGTGACGGCGCACGACTTGCGCTCGGGCATCGCGCTCGTGCTCGCGGGCCTCGCGGCCGAGGGCGAGACGGTGATCGACTCGGGATACCTGATCGATCGCGGTCACGCACATCTCGCCGCACGAATGCGTGCGCTCGGCGCGGACATTACACGAGAGATTTCCGAACACTAA
- a CDS encoding GTP cyclohydrolase IIa, translating into MTPDLTIGVVGPHDLVERVMLMGHAAAPLPCRLVAAAYRDEQEAPDKVTRLGPGVDACLFASPVPYDLARRSGVLTMPATYVQLGGAALVAALAKAALDTRMDPQRVSIDVVSRADVEEAYTDLGIPATDVHSRDEPGATGTIAAYHERLARQGATTGALTCLPAVAERLQAAGVPVIRIRPTSAAVRTALHTAALLGAHHRLEESQLTVVLVEVPTLREPVRRAAPRYWRDELRLSLHRLLVQEANRINATVWPIDDHSYLVTATRGSIAAATDGFRVLPFAARIRDELGLAVEVGVGMGRTTHDAESHARAALARTQAGKQAQGFAVDREGRALIPAPRMPPTGSTALKPKGVEVLARLAAKLEGGDTVVDAEGAGKMLGVTPRTARRLLRTLVDEGLAWPLPPNRTPQPGRPRQLYRLIVEKLGPR; encoded by the coding sequence ATGACACCGGACCTCACCATTGGCGTGGTCGGACCCCACGACCTGGTGGAGCGGGTCATGCTGATGGGTCACGCCGCGGCGCCGTTGCCGTGTCGCCTAGTGGCGGCCGCCTACCGCGACGAGCAGGAGGCGCCGGACAAAGTGACGCGGCTCGGTCCCGGCGTCGACGCATGCCTGTTCGCCAGCCCGGTCCCTTATGACCTGGCCAGGCGTTCCGGTGTGCTGACGATGCCCGCGACGTACGTTCAACTCGGTGGAGCAGCATTGGTGGCGGCGTTGGCCAAGGCCGCGCTCGACACCCGCATGGACCCTCAGCGGGTCAGCATCGACGTGGTGAGCCGGGCCGATGTCGAGGAGGCGTACACCGACCTCGGCATTCCCGCCACGGACGTGCACAGCCGCGACGAGCCGGGCGCCACCGGCACGATCGCGGCCTATCACGAACGCCTGGCCCGGCAGGGCGCGACCACGGGGGCCTTGACGTGCCTGCCCGCCGTGGCCGAGCGGCTGCAGGCAGCAGGCGTGCCGGTCATCAGGATCAGGCCGACCTCCGCGGCGGTGCGCACGGCGCTGCACACGGCGGCGCTGCTCGGCGCGCACCACCGGCTGGAGGAGTCGCAACTGACCGTGGTGCTGGTGGAGGTGCCGACGCTGCGCGAACCTGTGCGCCGCGCCGCGCCCCGCTACTGGCGCGACGAGCTGCGACTGTCCTTGCACCGGCTCCTGGTCCAGGAGGCGAACCGGATCAACGCCACCGTCTGGCCCATCGACGATCACAGCTACCTGGTCACCGCGACCAGGGGGTCGATCGCGGCGGCGACGGACGGATTCAGGGTGTTGCCGTTCGCGGCCAGGATCAGAGACGAGCTGGGGCTGGCGGTCGAGGTCGGCGTGGGCATGGGGCGGACGACGCACGACGCGGAGTCACATGCGCGGGCTGCGCTGGCGCGGACGCAGGCCGGCAAACAGGCACAGGGGTTCGCGGTGGACCGCGAGGGGCGGGCGCTCATCCCGGCCCCGCGCATGCCGCCGACCGGATCCACCGCACTCAAGCCGAAGGGGGTGGAGGTACTGGCCCGGCTGGCGGCCAAGCTGGAAGGCGGCGACACGGTGGTCGACGCGGAAGGGGCGGGGAAGATGCTCGGTGTCACGCCTCGCACGGCTCGGCGGTTGCTGCGCACGTTGGTTGACGAGGGACTCGCGTGGCCGCTACCGCCCAACCGCACGCCGCAACCGGGTCGTCCGAGGCAGTTGTATCGGCTCATCGTGGAGAAGCTCGGTCCGCGATGA
- a CDS encoding GNAT family N-acetyltransferase: MTEVLKPAHSPTVWAWVDGWVISRNAPRPVREPWGLRVDVGLPGHVARHIVPAPTPEILHHLTTTLTRPGTWLKLCAPAEAVASYLPPAWTVKDREFMMTAPLARTATPQAPPGYTLAITTRAGVTAARLLTAAGEVAARGQVAVAGSAAVVDQVETAAGHRRRGLGTIIMHTLASTAASRGARMGILVATSDGQALYETVGWTLHTPMTAVVLT; the protein is encoded by the coding sequence ATGACGGAGGTTCTCAAACCCGCTCATTCCCCAACAGTCTGGGCATGGGTCGACGGCTGGGTCATCTCCCGCAACGCGCCCCGTCCCGTACGCGAACCGTGGGGGCTGCGCGTGGACGTCGGCCTACCCGGTCACGTGGCCCGCCACATCGTCCCCGCCCCCACCCCGGAGATCCTCCACCACCTGACCACGACACTGACGAGGCCCGGCACCTGGCTCAAACTCTGCGCCCCCGCCGAGGCCGTCGCTTCCTACCTGCCTCCGGCCTGGACGGTCAAGGACCGGGAGTTCATGATGACCGCCCCCTTGGCCCGCACCGCAACCCCGCAGGCCCCGCCCGGCTACACCCTGGCCATCACCACCAGGGCCGGCGTCACGGCGGCCCGGCTCCTGACGGCCGCCGGCGAGGTCGCGGCCCGCGGCCAGGTCGCCGTGGCGGGCTCGGCCGCCGTGGTCGACCAGGTGGAAACGGCCGCCGGCCACCGCCGCCGCGGCCTCGGCACGATCATCATGCACACGCTGGCGTCGACGGCCGCCTCCCGGGGTGCGCGGATGGGCATCCTGGTGGCGACCTCGGACGGCCAGGCCCTGTACGAAACGGTGGGCTGGACCCTCCACACCCCGATGACCGCCGTGGTGTTGACCTGA
- the corA gene encoding magnesium/cobalt transporter CorA: MPSRAAHQFAKPAREICVPPVDSIVEFGAYVQGKKVSATGIVEALEHVREHNKATEGAKAFVWVGLHEPEAPEVEWLSEVFGLHPLSVEDAVKAHQRPKVERYGDSLFMVLKTVAYLDHDELTANSEIIATGEIMVFLGVDFVVTVRHGEHCPLTVVRERLEDKPKLMNRGPAGVLHAISDHVVDQYLQVADLMQMELEEVEATVFADVSSRDINRIYQLKREMLEMKRAVTPLQAPLSALPQRRVIPSEMREYFRDVGDHLSRVCEQVESSNELCSSILQAALARSNALANEDMRKISSWVAILAVPTMIAGVYGMNFDFMPETKQVWGYPAVLALMVTACVLLHRGFRRNGWL, encoded by the coding sequence GTGCCGTCGCGCGCCGCGCACCAGTTCGCCAAGCCGGCGCGTGAGATCTGCGTGCCCCCCGTCGACTCCATCGTCGAATTCGGCGCCTACGTCCAGGGCAAGAAGGTCTCGGCGACCGGCATCGTGGAAGCGCTCGAGCACGTGCGCGAGCACAACAAGGCCACTGAGGGCGCCAAGGCGTTCGTCTGGGTCGGGCTGCACGAGCCGGAAGCCCCCGAGGTGGAGTGGCTGTCGGAGGTGTTCGGCCTGCACCCGCTGTCCGTGGAGGACGCCGTCAAGGCGCACCAGCGCCCCAAGGTCGAGCGATATGGCGATTCGCTGTTCATGGTGCTGAAGACCGTCGCCTACCTCGACCACGACGAGCTGACCGCCAACAGCGAGATCATCGCCACTGGCGAGATCATGGTGTTCCTCGGCGTGGATTTCGTGGTGACGGTGCGGCACGGTGAGCACTGCCCGCTGACCGTGGTGCGCGAGCGCCTTGAGGACAAGCCCAAGTTGATGAACCGGGGTCCGGCCGGCGTGCTGCACGCCATCTCCGACCACGTCGTCGACCAATACCTCCAGGTCGCCGACCTCATGCAGATGGAGCTCGAAGAGGTCGAGGCCACCGTGTTCGCCGACGTCAGCTCCCGCGACATCAACCGGATCTATCAGCTCAAGCGGGAGATGCTGGAGATGAAGCGGGCCGTCACCCCGCTGCAGGCCCCCTTGTCCGCCTTGCCCCAGCGCCGCGTGATCCCGTCGGAGATGCGGGAATACTTCCGCGACGTCGGCGACCACCTGTCCAGGGTGTGCGAGCAGGTGGAGTCCTCCAACGAGCTGTGCAGCTCGATCCTGCAGGCGGCCCTGGCCCGCTCGAACGCGCTGGCCAACGAGGACATGCGCAAGATCTCGTCATGGGTGGCCATCCTGGCCGTGCCCACGATGATCGCCGGCGTCTACGGCATGAACTTCGACTTCATGCCGGAGACCAAGCAGGTCTGGGGTTACCCGGCGGTGCTGGCCCTCATGGTCACCGCCTGCGTGCTGCTGCACCGCGGCTTCCGCAGGAACGGCTGGCTGTAG
- a CDS encoding NUDIX hydrolase, whose product MVPSVPVSVDLVVLTVRNHALSALVWRRDNPPFLRRWSLSGGFIQLDEDLPDAARRILAERAGLPGAPVHLEQLQTYGYPDRDPRQRVLSVAYLGLAPDLPASEKAHMSWQPVDALTVMAFDHRRIMLDGVERARAKLEYTSLGAAFCPPEFTVADLRRVYEIVWGRPLDPRNFHRKVTKAEGFLVETGASTTRDGGRPAKLYRRGPAVLLHPPMLRSLKE is encoded by the coding sequence ATGGTCCCGAGCGTCCCGGTCAGCGTCGACCTGGTCGTCCTCACCGTGCGTAACCACGCGCTGAGCGCCCTGGTGTGGCGCCGCGACAACCCGCCGTTCCTGCGGCGCTGGTCCCTGTCGGGCGGCTTCATCCAGCTGGATGAGGACCTGCCGGACGCCGCCCGCCGCATCCTCGCGGAGCGGGCGGGCCTCCCGGGCGCGCCGGTGCACCTGGAGCAGCTCCAGACCTACGGCTACCCCGACCGCGACCCTCGCCAGCGGGTCCTGAGCGTCGCCTACCTCGGCCTGGCCCCGGACCTGCCGGCCTCGGAGAAGGCGCACATGAGCTGGCAGCCGGTGGACGCCCTCACGGTCATGGCCTTCGACCACCGCCGGATCATGCTCGACGGTGTGGAGCGGGCCCGCGCGAAGCTGGAGTACACCTCGCTGGGCGCGGCCTTCTGCCCGCCCGAGTTCACGGTGGCGGACCTGCGCCGCGTCTACGAGATCGTCTGGGGCCGGCCCCTGGATCCCAGAAACTTCCACAGGAAGGTCACCAAGGCGGAGGGCTTCCTGGTGGAGACCGGGGCCAGCACGACACGCGACGGCGGCCGCCCCGCCAAGCTCTATCGCCGCGGCCCCGCCGTGCTCCTCCACCCCCCGATGCTCCGCTCGCTCAAGGAATGA
- the purD gene encoding phosphoribosylamine--glycine ligase, whose amino-acid sequence MRVLVIGSGGREHALCRSLKLDPQVSEVLCAPGNPGIERFAAVYPVDPLDPAQVAELAMRLRVDLVVVGPEAPLVAGVSDAVREAGIACFGPSSEAAMIEGSKAFAKEIMRAADVPTARARVCTTEEEAAAALDAFGAPYVVKDDGLAAGKGVVVTHDREQALAHALTCDRVVIEEYLDGPEVSLFALCDGSTAVPLQLAQDFKRLHDGDGGPNTGGMGAYTPLPWAPEGLTEQVMREVVHPTIAELSRRGLPYQGVLYVGLALTSKGPKVVEFNARFGDPETQVLLDRLETPLGGLLMACATGELGLDPVFKEGSAVTVVIAAQNYPVAPVKGDVITGPQETEHAYVLHAGTKWADDDVVSDGGRVLNVVGSGPDQESAREAAYDLVGRIKLRGSHYRTDIAR is encoded by the coding sequence GTGCGCGTTCTAGTCATTGGTTCCGGAGGGCGTGAGCACGCCCTATGTCGTTCGCTCAAGCTCGATCCCCAGGTCAGCGAGGTCCTTTGCGCCCCGGGCAACCCGGGCATCGAGCGGTTCGCGGCCGTCTATCCCGTCGATCCCCTCGATCCGGCGCAGGTGGCCGAGCTGGCCATGCGGCTCCGGGTCGATCTCGTGGTGGTCGGACCGGAGGCCCCGCTCGTGGCCGGCGTGTCCGACGCCGTGCGCGAGGCGGGCATCGCCTGCTTCGGGCCCTCCAGCGAGGCGGCCATGATCGAGGGGTCAAAGGCCTTCGCCAAGGAGATCATGAGGGCGGCCGACGTGCCGACCGCGCGGGCCCGGGTGTGCACCACTGAAGAGGAGGCCGCGGCCGCCCTCGACGCGTTCGGGGCACCCTACGTGGTCAAGGACGACGGCCTGGCGGCCGGCAAGGGCGTGGTGGTCACCCATGACCGCGAGCAGGCGCTGGCGCACGCGCTGACCTGCGACCGGGTGGTGATCGAGGAATACCTGGACGGCCCCGAGGTGTCGCTGTTCGCGCTGTGCGACGGGAGCACCGCCGTGCCGTTGCAGCTCGCGCAGGACTTCAAGCGGCTCCACGACGGCGACGGGGGGCCCAACACGGGTGGCATGGGGGCCTACACGCCGCTCCCCTGGGCGCCGGAAGGGCTCACCGAGCAGGTCATGCGGGAGGTCGTGCATCCGACGATCGCCGAGTTGTCGCGGCGCGGACTGCCGTACCAGGGAGTGCTCTACGTGGGTCTCGCCCTGACCTCGAAGGGGCCGAAGGTGGTCGAGTTCAACGCCCGTTTCGGGGACCCGGAGACGCAGGTGCTGCTCGACCGGCTGGAGACGCCGCTGGGCGGGCTGCTGATGGCGTGCGCGACGGGCGAGCTCGGGCTGGACCCGGTGTTCAAGGAGGGCTCCGCGGTGACCGTCGTGATCGCGGCACAGAACTACCCGGTCGCGCCGGTCAAGGGCGACGTGATCACGGGGCCGCAGGAGACCGAGCACGCGTACGTGCTGCACGCCGGGACCAAGTGGGCCGACGACGACGTCGTCTCCGACGGCGGCCGGGTGCTGAACGTGGTCGGGAGTGGGCCCGACCAGGAGAGCGCGCGCGAGGCGGCCTATGACCTCGTCGGCCGGATCAAGCTGCGCGGCTCGCACTACAGGACGGACATCGCCCGATGA
- a CDS encoding ATP-binding protein, with protein MDDFIPRLSERRLVELMKAFRVVIVNGPRQAGKTTLMEIYRDHHGGDFVSLDDPVQLTAALSDPRSLIDEAGRPLLIDEVQRAGDPLVLSIKRASDRDRSRGQFILSGSAQFLTVPKLSESLAGRAAFLDLWPFSMAERTSGPSDFCDLLFTDPASLRRTGPSPWTRADYLDLICVGSYPEVISMSGRERWEWFESYLRAVISRDVREFAHIQHGESIPRLLSLLAARAGSTAEVSDLARSTELTRDTVRNYLAYLNGVFLTASVPTWSANLSTRAAKTAKSFLTDSGLAAFVLQVNQEALRRPGNNALGGLVETFAFTELIKLRSTTPEPFKIYYFRDRNGREIDFVLERFDGRVAGIQVKATASPTAKDAAHLRWLGDSLGERFVSGAVLHLGDQSVSLGGGIQLLPLSALWGHTRG; from the coding sequence GTGGACGACTTCATCCCGCGCCTGTCCGAGCGTCGTCTCGTGGAGCTGATGAAGGCGTTCAGGGTGGTGATCGTCAACGGACCTCGGCAGGCAGGCAAGACCACCCTCATGGAGATCTACCGCGACCATCACGGCGGCGACTTCGTGTCCCTGGACGATCCTGTGCAGCTGACGGCCGCGCTCTCCGATCCACGCAGCCTCATCGACGAAGCCGGCCGTCCGCTGTTGATCGACGAGGTGCAACGGGCCGGAGACCCGCTGGTCCTGAGCATCAAGCGGGCCAGCGACCGGGATCGCAGCCGTGGGCAATTCATCCTGTCCGGCTCAGCGCAGTTCCTTACCGTCCCCAAGCTCTCGGAGTCCCTCGCGGGCCGCGCGGCCTTCCTGGATCTTTGGCCCTTCTCGATGGCCGAGCGCACTTCTGGCCCATCCGACTTCTGCGACCTTCTGTTCACCGACCCCGCATCGCTGCGCCGCACAGGGCCTTCACCGTGGACTCGTGCCGACTACCTCGATCTCATCTGCGTCGGCAGCTACCCGGAAGTGATCAGCATGTCGGGGCGGGAGCGATGGGAGTGGTTCGAGTCATACCTACGTGCCGTCATATCCCGCGATGTACGCGAGTTCGCCCATATCCAGCATGGAGAGTCGATACCGCGGCTCCTCAGCCTCCTCGCCGCCCGCGCCGGCAGCACCGCGGAGGTCTCCGATCTCGCCCGGAGCACAGAGCTGACCAGGGATACGGTCCGAAACTATCTCGCCTACCTCAACGGCGTGTTCCTAACAGCCTCCGTCCCTACCTGGTCGGCCAACCTCTCGACCAGGGCAGCCAAGACGGCCAAGTCGTTTCTCACGGACTCAGGCCTGGCCGCCTTCGTGCTCCAGGTCAACCAGGAAGCGCTGCGGCGCCCGGGCAACAATGCGCTGGGCGGTCTCGTCGAGACCTTCGCGTTCACTGAGCTCATCAAACTCCGCTCCACAACACCGGAACCCTTCAAGATCTACTATTTCCGAGACCGCAATGGCCGAGAGATCGATTTCGTTCTCGAGCGATTTGATGGGCGCGTCGCAGGTATTCAGGTCAAGGCCACCGCTTCGCCGACCGCCAAGGACGCCGCCCACTTGCGCTGGCTGGGCGACTCGCTCGGCGAGCGGTTTGTTTCAGGAGCGGTCCTGCACCTGGGCGACCAGAGCGTGTCTCTCGGCGGTGGCATCCAGTTGCTTCCCCTCTCGGCCCTCTGGGGACACACACGCGGCTGA
- a CDS encoding phosphoribosylaminoimidazolesuccinocarboxamide synthase has protein sequence MKLVHSGKVRDLYETEDGLLLMVASDRISAFDYVLQPDIPDKGAILTQMSLWWFDQLKDVVPNHIVARGDDPHSVLCRPLRMVPVECVARGYLTGGGLNEYRAGGTVSGVPLPDGLEDGSRLPEPIFTPSTKAPVGQHDEPISYKQVVAEVGAETAEELRRITLAVYTRGAEIARERGIIVADTKIELGWDADGVLTLGDEVLTPDSSRFWPADEWQPGRTQPSFDKQYVRDWLLSPESGWDKDSGNPPPPLPDHVIEQTRQRYLEAYERLTGTPFSG, from the coding sequence ATGAAGCTCGTGCACTCCGGCAAGGTCCGCGATCTCTACGAGACCGAGGACGGCCTGCTGCTGATGGTCGCCTCCGATCGGATCTCCGCCTTCGACTACGTGTTGCAGCCGGACATCCCGGACAAGGGTGCCATTCTCACGCAGATGTCGTTGTGGTGGTTCGACCAGCTCAAGGACGTTGTGCCCAACCACATCGTGGCCCGGGGCGACGACCCGCACAGCGTCTTGTGCCGGCCGCTGCGGATGGTGCCGGTGGAGTGCGTGGCGCGGGGCTACCTGACGGGCGGCGGGCTCAACGAATACCGCGCCGGCGGCACGGTCTCCGGCGTGCCCCTGCCGGACGGGCTGGAGGACGGGTCCAGGCTGCCGGAGCCGATCTTCACGCCGTCCACCAAGGCGCCCGTGGGGCAGCACGACGAGCCGATCTCGTACAAGCAGGTCGTGGCCGAGGTCGGTGCGGAGACCGCCGAGGAGCTGCGGCGGATCACGCTGGCCGTCTACACGCGTGGCGCGGAGATCGCCCGCGAGCGCGGCATCATCGTGGCCGACACCAAGATCGAGCTGGGCTGGGACGCCGATGGCGTGCTGACACTGGGCGATGAGGTGCTGACTCCGGACTCCTCGCGGTTCTGGCCGGCCGACGAGTGGCAGCCAGGTCGGACCCAACCGTCTTTTGACAAGCAATATGTACGGGATTGGCTCCTCTCACCCGAATCCGGATGGGACAAAGACTCCGGAAACCCCCCACCTCCGCTCCCCGATCACGTGATCGAGCAGACCAGGCAGCGATACCTAGAAGCATATGAGCGGCTCACGGGGACTCCCTTTAGCGGATGA
- a CDS encoding SDR family NAD(P)-dependent oxidoreductase: MGQVLVTGATGGIGTALVRALVKAGHQVTAIGRDVGRLDVPAIEADLAAPGTLAAAVGELRDVQALVHCAGISPIAAVADAGPETWERTLAVNVASAAELVRLTLPALRRSRGHVVFVNASPGMTGVPRWSAFVGSKAALRELADSLREEEEPYGVRVTTVYPAATATELLREVRTTFGRPYDPERCIRPETLAEMIVWALAAPADAYACELSVVPAPR; the protein is encoded by the coding sequence ATGGGACAGGTGCTGGTGACCGGTGCCACGGGCGGGATCGGGACGGCGCTGGTCCGCGCCCTGGTGAAGGCAGGTCATCAGGTGACCGCCATCGGCCGCGACGTCGGGCGGTTGGATGTTCCGGCGATCGAGGCCGATCTCGCCGCGCCGGGGACGCTCGCCGCCGCCGTGGGCGAGCTGCGCGACGTACAGGCGCTGGTCCACTGCGCGGGCATCTCTCCCATCGCGGCCGTCGCCGACGCCGGCCCGGAGACGTGGGAGCGGACGCTGGCCGTGAACGTGGCGTCGGCCGCCGAGCTGGTACGCCTGACGCTGCCCGCGCTGCGGCGGTCCCGAGGCCATGTGGTCTTCGTCAACGCCTCGCCGGGAATGACCGGGGTCCCCCGGTGGTCGGCGTTCGTCGGGAGCAAGGCCGCGCTGCGCGAGCTGGCGGACTCGCTGCGCGAGGAGGAGGAGCCCTATGGCGTACGCGTCACCACGGTCTATCCGGCCGCGACGGCCACGGAGCTGCTTCGGGAGGTCAGAACGACCTTCGGCCGGCCGTACGATCCCGAGCGCTGCATCCGGCCGGAGACGCTCGCCGAGATGATCGTCTGGGCGCTCGCGGCCCCCGCGGACGCCTATGCCTGCGAGCTGTCCGTGGTGCCCGCACCGCGCTAG
- a CDS encoding glycerophosphodiester phosphodiesterase family protein: MRVEIHGHRGARGLWPENTLPGMSRTMELGVHALELDVALTGDRRLVLTHDLTVSAVTSADTRPLRAGDPLYPYVGKPINALTLAQLRMLDVGVRWPRHLDDPFALTQAAMPETRMPTLGAVLGLVNAYEAEGVRLHVELKSDPTRPELTPDPEMFTELVIDELDRHGRLGNVAILSFDWRIVRHAAEIAPDTRRFALIELDTLHWHEGGLGDDIPAAARAAGATTLSPEHVMVDEALMAQAAAAGLDVAVWTVNEPGLAGRMLDLGVAGIVTDYPDRLRKVWRERGLELPAPVGPLKPVGV, from the coding sequence GTGCGCGTTGAGATTCATGGTCACCGAGGTGCGCGGGGTCTCTGGCCGGAGAACACCCTGCCGGGTATGAGCCGCACGATGGAGCTCGGCGTTCACGCGCTCGAGCTGGACGTGGCGCTCACCGGCGATCGGCGCCTCGTGCTCACGCACGATCTCACCGTGTCCGCGGTCACGAGCGCCGACACGAGGCCGCTGCGTGCCGGCGATCCGCTCTATCCCTACGTCGGCAAGCCGATCAACGCGCTCACGCTGGCCCAGCTGCGCATGCTCGACGTGGGCGTTCGGTGGCCACGGCATCTCGACGACCCCTTCGCGTTGACGCAGGCCGCCATGCCGGAGACCAGGATGCCGACGCTGGGCGCGGTGCTGGGGCTGGTGAACGCCTACGAGGCGGAGGGCGTACGCCTGCACGTCGAGCTCAAGTCGGATCCCACCAGACCGGAGCTGACGCCGGATCCCGAGATGTTCACCGAGCTCGTCATCGACGAGCTCGACCGGCACGGCAGGCTGGGCAACGTGGCCATCCTGAGCTTCGACTGGCGGATCGTGCGGCACGCCGCCGAGATCGCGCCGGACACGCGCCGGTTCGCGCTCATCGAGCTGGACACCCTGCACTGGCACGAGGGCGGCCTGGGAGACGACATTCCCGCCGCCGCGCGCGCGGCCGGGGCCACCACACTCTCGCCCGAGCACGTGATGGTGGACGAGGCGCTGATGGCGCAGGCGGCCGCGGCGGGACTCGACGTGGCTGTATGGACGGTCAACGAGCCCGGATTGGCCGGACGGATGCTGGATCTCGGGGTGGCGGGGATCGTGACCGACTATCCCGATCGCCTGCGGAAGGTGTGGCGGGAGCGCGGGCTCGAGCTGCCCGCGCCGGTCGGTCCGCTCAAGCCCGTAGGCGTCTGA